The following proteins are co-located in the Calliphora vicina chromosome 2, idCalVici1.1, whole genome shotgun sequence genome:
- the ninaD gene encoding protein croquemort translates to MCCRCCGETQQKVWVFGLGLLFVISGLVCTIWWPSYAEAMIYKTLPLKDGGRTYDKWSITPIPVYLHMYLFNWTNPEQARVAGVKPNFDRVGPYVFREDKIKQNITWFPNNTVSFRPERTWFFEPEMSGGTLEDVITCPHLPSIAASNAARKFNKLIKFFFNVALNTNGGALYQTHTANEWLFEGFYDEFLDYAMKLNNSETANIKSNRFAWFLDRNGTSDFEGTFTINTGVKDLREMGELKYWNGQNHTGYFEGECGKINGSTADLFVPKRAADEWITIFIRDTCRIINLVPVGTEVIEGIEAIRYETQPDTYDSGDLNPDMKCYCPKERQPDNCPKSGMTDIGPCSDGAPMYMSHANFMYADPSYENTTTGTKPDPDNDVFFITMEPRLGVPLEVNAAVQVSLLIQPDKDISILKGVQTFYAPMFVINSKARITKEVAGEVKLALSLPDIGFYMGIAFLCLGALMIAIGFYLSCTNKWYKPKLDERNLINEGQKQ, encoded by the exons ATGTGTTGTCGCTGTTGTGGagaaacacaacaaaaagtATGGGTATTTGGGTTGGGGTTATTATTTGTAATCTCCGGTTTAGTATGCACTATCTGGTGGCCCTCATATGCTGAGGCTATGATTTATAAG ACCCTACCTCTTAAAGATGGTGGCCGTACTTATGACAAATGGTCTATTACACCCATACCCGTGTACTTACACATGTATCTCTTCAACTGGACTAATCCGGAACAAGCGCGAGTGGCTGGCGTTAAACCTAACTTCGATCGTGTGGGTCCTTATGTGTTTCGTGAGGATAAAATCAAGCAGAATATTACTTGGTTTCCAAATAATACTGTTTCATTTCGTCCCGAGCGCACCTGGTTTTTCGAGCCGGAAATGTCGGGTGGTACTTTGGAAGATGTAATCACATGCCCACACTTGCCCTCAATT GCTGCCTCTAATGCCGCACGTAAATTTAATAAACTGATAAAATTCTTTTTCAACGTTGCCCTTAACACTAACGGCGGAGCTCTCTACCAAACACACACTGCCAATGAATGGCTGTTTGAAGGATTCTATGATGAATTTCTTGACTATGCCATGAAACTTAACAATTCCGAAACTGCTAATATAAAATCTAATCGCTTTGCCTGGTTCTTAGATCGTAATGGTACCTCTGATTTTGAAGGTACCTTCACCATTAATACGGGTGTTAAAGATTTGCGCGAAATGGGTGAGTTGAAATATTGGAATGGACAAAATCACACAGGCTACTTTGAGGGTGAGTGTGGTAAAATCAATGGCAGTACGGCCGATTTGTTTGTACCCAAAAGAGCTGCAGATGAATGGATTacaatatttataagagatacTTGCCGTATTATTAACTTAGTGCCAGTGGGTACAGAAGTTATCGAGGGCATAGAGGCCATACGCTATGAAACTCAACCCGATACTTATGATAGCGGTGATTTGAATCCGGATATGAAATGTTATTGTCCCAAAGAAAGACAACCGGATAATTGTCCCAAATCGGGTATGACTGATATTGGGCCCTGTTCAGATGGGGCGCCCATGTACATGTCACATGCTAATTTTATGTATGCTGATCCCAGCTATGAAAATACAACCACGGGTACAAAGCCAGATCCGGATAATGATGTATTCTTTATAACAATGGAGCCGAGATTGGGGGTACCCTTGGAGGTGAATGCAGCCGTGCAAGTTAGTTTGCTGATACAACCTGATAAAGATATATC AATTCTAAAGGGAGTCCAAACATTTTATGCACCCATGTTTGTGATAAACAGCAAGGCCAGAATAACCAAAGAAGTGGCCGGTGAAGTTAAG CTGGCCTTAAGTCTTCCCGACATAGGCTTCTACATGGGCATTGCTTTCCTTTGCCTGGGGGCTCTCATGATAGCCATTGGTTTTTATCTCTCCTGTACCAACAAATGGTATAAACCCAAGTTAGATGAGAGAAACTTAATAAATGAAGGCCAAAAACAATAG